A window of Punica granatum isolate Tunisia-2019 chromosome 8, ASM765513v2, whole genome shotgun sequence genomic DNA:
GGGGGTCTtggataaaaagaaaaatatgaaggaTCCATGGGAGCTCCAAGGATCGCTGAGCGAGGTCCATGGAGCCTTTAAAATATTTAGGTTAACTATAATCTCTGTTATTAATATTGtcatatatgtacatttaatATAATACTAGTCTACTACCCGTTTGATGCACGggtttttaatttatttgcttTATTCAAAGTTGTACTAAAATACTTTTAGAAGACAAATATCATAATTAAAGTGTTTGCTATTTGATAAATTCATATTTCAGTAggtttaataaaaaaattaaaaattttatacatAATTGAAGGTCATAAAATTAACATGTAGAAAgattattttaaattcttttagcAGTGATTTTTCTAATGAACGCATAATATATTCAATTAGAAATCAGACATGAAGATAAATGAAACAGTTAgcatatgaattattttacttaatttgattttctGATAGATAATAAACTAATAGATATGCCTAATACATTTGTCCAAAATCAACCTCTTTTATATAATGTTTAAATTACAATGACATAgatatgtaaattttataaatttggaaatatttacaaaaaattataatcaGAGTCACAGTCAATATCTAAATAAGCACATGTAAATTTGctactaaaaaattattaatattttaaaattatttcggtaatctaatattttaaatttttataatgaaCTATAAACATAGTATATTAAGTAAATTGTGATATATACAAATTTCTTCATTTGACATGATTGATGTAAAAGTTATACATTACATATACTTAAATTGTTGCAATGTCAATAAGAGCAAAATACCTACATACAACAATCTCTTTTAACTATTTTAGAGTATCATCTCCCATAACAAAAAACTTATAAAACTTATATTCATTCAGTGTATACAAATTTTAagattcatttcattttccaGAAAACAAAATcgaaattgatttttatagaaaatgaaattagTCGTTTAAACTTACtaatatatttaatgtatAAGAAATTGGCCAATTCTACTTTACATTATGTACGAGTGTTTACCCATGCATTGCGTGGAACTTTTACGCAAgttattaatcaaaattactaaaatgaatatacatataatattattatataatttccaTACTCAGTTTCATGTACTATACTCATAGTCCTccattgtaatcgaaaaacaaagaagaaaaattttcatgcTTGACTATATGTCTCATAATTCTATTTAAATATACCTATTTTagcatcattacttttctttaCGTATTAGCAATGAAGAGACATACATGATTTAATACAAatgtttttcaaataaaaatacatcatGCTTCTATACTGTAATACTTTTAACATAATCAAATGCGACAccttaattatgtaatataaGTGAATTGTCACTTCTTGTTTAAATTTTAAGCTAATGTTATGCGATCCTTGAgttttttctacttttttgGACATGCTTTAATTTCTATCTCAGCTTTTTTAACCTCCCAATGTATAGTTAACTTGACTTCATTTATgactatataaatataatgaaatcgAGAAATATTTTGGTCTTAACTGTTACAAagcttttttgttttctttttggataATTACCTTAGTAATCTTTTAAAACATGTAAATAAAGAAACTTTTCTAGCGTGGTtcttgatataaatataacataaacatatatttttatactgTATACGTATTTTACCTAGACCACCCACTTTATAAATACAattgatatacatatacatgcatataataaatcatatgaattattaaattaattagcttattaaatattttcaggATCAAGTGCttgagtatttttattttaaattagttaACAACAATATTTTGCTAttcttataaattaatttgtcaAAATTATACTTTTGAGGTGACAAATAGTAATTTTTATGAATTCATCGATTtagttatttaaatatatctCAATGTAAAtattgcatatatttttcagtcAAATGCTTTGGAATCTTGGATATTCCGAATTTAATCTTATAAGTGATTAGATTAACATTTTCAATTAGTCAATTTATAAAGAATATATTGTTGGGGCCATAAATTCCTTTTTTCGTCATTTATGGAGTGTAGATACTTGAAATACTATATGCATATTATAcacatttcatattttaaattttatttgatttaataataaaataaggattaatattaatatttgacTAGGTTATTGaacccgtgcattgcacggattttataaagaaaattttattataagaatTTAGATATGAAGACAATAATTGCtatcattttataatttaaattggtgtataaaaaatttatttttttatgctaTATAAACTTCAAAACGATAAATTTCAAATggtaaataatataaattgaagAGTTCGGTgaataattcatgtaaaatactTCATATACATAATCACAATTATCAATCTAATTTAtaggaaaataatttcaaagtcctaaaaatttaaaaattttagccttaataaatgaagaataataatcataaaatctataaaaatttaaagttagTATTATGTTGATTTTTATTCTGAATCACATTTCATGTATTAAGTTTCatgaatttaaataatttttgatAAAATGGGTTCGATGTGAGATTTCTTGATTGAACTTTTATAAATCTCACgatgattttaaaaattttaaatgttctcaatttccttaaaattatgaataaatcTTTCCTAATGAAATCTTTAAAATGATGAATACTTATTTGCCTATGAAATAATGATAAGtgattaataatttctttggagacatttatttacttattgacaatgaaaatcattatttaatttctatattgtatattaatttatttagacatttactatagtatatatatatatattttatttgcaataataattattacttcATTTCTACAttgcatattaattttattacgGCATTTACtattgaatatatttatttctttgtagttattattattaatattattgtgatttaaaatctatattgcatattaatttatgaACAAAATTACCATTCTACCCTTATTTATAGGgcggatacaactttatatattaagtgattaatatatttctttggatttatttatttctttattgacaataaaaatcattatttaatttttatattgtatattaatttattaggaCATTTACTAatggatatatttatttacttacaataataattatttaatttctactttgcatatttattttattaagacatttactatgcaatatatttattattattattattattattatttgattattattatttgatttaaaatctatattgcatattaatttattgtaaATTACCATTCTACTCTTATTTATTGTGGTGGATACAactttagatatatatagattgaatATTGATTTATTAAGACATTTATTCTACACCTATTTATTAGGTTGGacacaactttatatatatatatatatatatatatatttattaccatgctatctttatttattaggtagatacaactttatatatgtactaatttttttgtctcatGCATTGCACGGGTTCCTTTTCATATatctttatataatttattattgtaattatttatatttttaaacaccagttttcttaataataataataatagtaataattaatttaaattttttaaatactaATCTTCAATagtttttgttatatattagacaaagttaattattattattattgttgttgttgttgttgttattattattattattattatatgaagctaattatttcaattattatgtatcatatttttaagttaatttttaatatagatATGTcgcatatattaagttttataaaatagcaattaataaaattaggcCAATTTTGACTGAATCAATTAGCATTCTCTCAATTAATGTGcaattgtatatttattcaattgcttgtatatttatttaattgcttgtaaaaaatacacaaactcAATCACACATTTTTAAATGGGGTTAATTGCACTATACATcacaatattttgaaaattttcacctcATAGTACATATCGAATTAATTTCACCAAATTacacgatattttgaaattttttatggtatagcacgacgtcaattttcaaaacattttTAAATGGGGTTAATTGCACTATACATcacaatattttgaaaattttcacctcATAGTACATATCGAATTAATTTCACCAAATTacacgatattttgaaattttttatggtATAGCACGACGTCAATTTTCCATTCATTCCCTCACGGAGACTAACGTGGCTAGCGCTTTTTGCCCACCTTGCACATTTTTGTGGGCCCTGAAAATTTTTACAGTATAGTAagaaactttaaaaaataaattcacaaTATAGCATATATAGTATTAATTTCACTAAACTGCACGTTTATACCATGGGAAAAAGCCAATGGGGCTCACAAAAAGTCCAGCTATACAAGGGTGGGCCAAAACATCAACCATGTCAGCTTTCCATTCAGGAATTGTCGGAAAATTAATATCGTGCTATGccatgaaaaaattttaaaatatcgtgCAATTTGGTGAAATTAATACGATATATGCTATGTggtgaaaattattaaaatatcgTATTATATGGTGAAATGTACCCTTTTTAAATATAAGTTCTTAAGACATATTTATCTCAaatacataattttatttttcatattatcataagtttatatatttaatgatttcaattttataatataaatcaggttaataatattatctttttaataatctatttcaatatttttgtttttttgatgATGGATCACTTATTACACCATGagttaattttacttatatatatatatatatggatgttTTACTTATTTAATTGCTTGTAAATATAAACAAATTCAATCACACATttttaaatacaaaattttattacatatttatttttaagacataattttatttgtcaTACTATCataagtttatatattataagattAAAGAGATTAGgttaataattttatctttttaataaactattttaataattttatttcattaatgatgAATCATTTATTATTCCaggagtcaattttacttatatataatatatggatGGACTAGCTTTTTGCCCGTGCGATGCAGAGTTTTTGCTAGAGTGTTTAttttaatgataattttaaaaatttgtcaTCTCAATTAAAATGTTTAATAAGAGATACCTTtctaaagtaaaatttttcaaatgttactaataataaattaaagataattCAAAGTAATAGTTATAATATCTTAATAGTATTTTCTTTAATACTATATAAACATTTTGAGAAATAAACTATTAGTTAATATAAATATgccattttaatataatttaatagaaTTTAACAAAGTGAGAGTGaagtatatattaaatatatgttatttataaatatgtaGATCTATAGACGATAATTTATTTTGTGataattatttgattaaaatgaattaattttatatatttataatcgcatcattatttatatgcatttaatttattcaCATAAATCATTAAGATAGTATATATTTTCTCTCTAGTGATATAGtacatattttctttaaaatatatattttttaatcttgaacattatttaaacatttatatttataaccttatattattttaaaaaattacttttctacCCTTATTTATTGTTGAGATACaactttttatataaaaatatatagatatagattatagATTTGTTTCAGAATATTGATTGCAATTTGCGTGGTCTTTTATTGCAAGTACGTTTcgttttactatatataaatagattctCAATCGCTTGATTTTGATTAGAATGATCtctaaatttatgaaatttctcaatttataCTTTCTCAAAGTAAACTTATGAATTCTCAATCTTCTTTACTCATAGATAAGTTTTCCTCCTCATTCCAATCCTCATGGTCAGCACGAGATACTCCTCAAATTAACTCATGGCTTCTCGAAATGATTCGGTCATGTTTAGCATTGTCGTGGCTATCTCGGTCGTTCTTGGTGTCCTCATTGCTCCGGGGCACCACCTGGTCGATGGTGCAGCAGTGGGCAATAACGTCATCGACCGGTGTTGGAAGCTGAACTTGAATTGGAGGCGTTATCGGCACCAGCTCGCCAGTTGTTCTGTTGGGTTCTCAGGGAAGATGCACGGGAACATCGCTAAAAGCATGGTGTGGTACACTGTTACGGACCCCCGGGATGACCCTCTGAATCCGATCCCAGGGACCCTGAGGTACGGGGCTACGATGATCAAAGGAAAAGTGTGGATCTCCTTTGCAAGGGACATGACCATCAAGTTGACAAAGCCTCTTCATGTAGGTAACTTTACGGCCATCGACGGGAGAGGTGCGACCGTTCATATTGCCGGCGGTGCTTGTATTACGGTCTATAAGGTagatgaaatatatatatatatttctgatTTAATTTACAAGGAACCGATATTATG
This region includes:
- the LOC116187313 gene encoding putative pectate lyase 21, with product MASRNDSVMFSIVVAISVVLGVLIAPGHHLVDGAAVGNNVIDRCWKLNLNWRRYRHQLASCSVGFSGKMHGNIAKSMVWYTVTDPRDDPLNPIPGTLRYGATMIKGKVWISFARDMTIKLTKPLHVGNFTAIDGRGATVHIAGGACITVYKVDEIYIYISDLIYKEPILWGDTFFMISHFTN